A window of the Bacteroides thetaiotaomicron VPI-5482 genome harbors these coding sequences:
- a CDS encoding zinc metallopeptidase, with protein sequence MMSYWVLFIGIAVASWLVQMNLQNKFKKYSKIPTGNGMTGRDVALKMLHDNGIYDVQVTHTPGQLTDHYNPANKTVNLSEGVYESNSIMAAAVAAHECGHAVQHARMYAPLKMRSALVPVVNFSSSIMTWVLLGGILLFNSFPQLLWIGIILFATTTLFSFITLPVEINASKRALVWLSSSGITNSYNHTQAEDALRSAAYTYVVAALGSLATLIYYIMIAMGRRD encoded by the coding sequence ATGATGTCTTATTGGGTATTATTTATTGGTATTGCCGTAGCAAGTTGGTTGGTACAGATGAATTTGCAGAACAAATTCAAGAAGTATTCCAAAATTCCGACAGGAAACGGTATGACAGGACGCGACGTAGCTCTGAAGATGCTGCACGACAATGGAATTTACGATGTACAAGTAACTCATACACCCGGTCAGCTGACCGACCACTACAATCCTGCTAACAAAACAGTGAATCTGAGTGAAGGTGTATACGAAAGTAATAGTATCATGGCGGCTGCCGTAGCGGCACACGAATGTGGACACGCTGTTCAGCATGCACGTATGTATGCTCCGTTGAAAATGCGCAGCGCCTTGGTGCCGGTAGTGAATTTTTCGTCCTCTATCATGACTTGGGTATTGCTGGGCGGTATTCTGCTGTTCAACTCCTTCCCGCAATTATTGTGGATCGGTATCATTCTGTTTGCTACCACTACTTTGTTCAGCTTTATCACCTTGCCGGTGGAAATCAATGCAAGTAAGCGCGCGCTTGTGTGGCTGAGTTCATCCGGCATTACTAATTCATACAATCATACGCAAGCCGAAGACGCTCTTCGCTCTGCTGCATACACCTATGTAGTTGCTGCACTGGGTTCATTGGCTACGCTGATCTATTACATTATGATTGCTATGGGCAGAAGAGACTAA
- a CDS encoding Fur family transcriptional regulator has protein sequence METQNVKDTVRQIFTEYLTANGHRKTPERYAILETIYSIDGHFDIDMLYSRMMDQENFRVSRATLYNTIILLINARLIIKHQFGTSSQYEKSYNRETHHHQICTQCGKVTEFQNEELQHAIENTKLSRFQLSHYSLYIYGLCSKCDRANKRKKVSNNNKKEK, from the coding sequence ATGGAAACTCAAAATGTGAAAGATACAGTAAGGCAGATATTCACAGAATATCTCACGGCGAACGGGCATCGGAAGACTCCCGAACGTTACGCCATACTCGAAACTATCTATTCCATCGACGGACACTTCGATATCGATATGCTCTATTCACGGATGATGGATCAGGAGAATTTCCGGGTGAGCCGGGCGACTCTTTATAATACTATCATTCTGCTGATCAATGCACGGCTGATCATCAAGCATCAGTTCGGCACTTCCTCCCAATACGAAAAATCATACAATCGCGAGACGCATCATCATCAGATATGTACTCAATGTGGTAAAGTGACTGAGTTTCAGAACGAGGAATTGCAGCATGCCATCGAAAATACAAAATTAAGCCGCTTTCAACTTTCGCATTACTCCTTATATATATATGGATTGTGCAGCAAGTGCGACAGAGCTAATAAACGGAAAAAAGTCAGTAACAACAATAAAAAAGAAAAATGA
- the hydF gene encoding [FeFe] hydrogenase H-cluster maturation GTPase HydF → MNLVHTPNANRLHIALFGKRNSGKSSLINALTGQDTALVSDTPGTTTDSVQKAMEIHGIGPCLFIDTPGFDDEGELGNRRIERTWKAVEKTDIALLLCAGGGSAEETGEPDFTEELHWLEQLKAKNIPTILLINKADIRKNTASLAIRIKETFGSQPIPVSAKEKTGVELIRQAILEKLPEDFDQQSITGSLVTEGDLVLLVMPQDIQAPKGRLILPQVQTMRELLDKKCLIMSCTTDKLQETLQALSRPPKLIITDSQVFKTVYEQKPEESRLTSFSVLFAGYKGDIRYYVKSASAIGSLTESSRVLIAEACTHAPLSEDIGRVKLPHLLRKRIGEKLSIDIVAGTDFPQDLTPYSLVIHCGACMFNRKYVLSRIERARLQNVPMTNYGVAIAFLNGILNQIEY, encoded by the coding sequence ATGAATTTAGTCCACACCCCCAATGCCAACCGGCTCCACATCGCCCTCTTCGGAAAGCGTAACAGCGGAAAATCCTCCCTGATCAATGCACTGACCGGACAGGATACCGCTCTTGTTTCCGATACTCCCGGAACAACGACCGACTCCGTGCAGAAAGCAATGGAAATTCACGGTATCGGTCCTTGCCTGTTCATTGATACTCCGGGATTTGACGATGAAGGTGAACTAGGAAACAGGCGTATCGAACGCACATGGAAAGCCGTAGAGAAAACCGATATCGCCCTTCTGCTTTGTGCAGGTGGTGGCTCTGCCGAGGAAACCGGAGAACCGGACTTTACCGAAGAACTTCATTGGCTGGAACAACTCAAGGCAAAAAACATCCCGACCATTCTGCTCATCAACAAGGCAGATATACGGAAGAACACCGCATCCCTTGCCATCCGGATAAAGGAGACTTTTGGAAGCCAGCCGATTCCTGTCAGTGCCAAAGAGAAGACAGGCGTCGAACTGATACGACAAGCCATTCTGGAAAAGTTGCCGGAAGATTTCGATCAGCAAAGTATCACAGGCAGCCTGGTAACGGAAGGAGATCTTGTCTTGCTGGTCATGCCACAAGATATTCAAGCCCCCAAAGGGAGGCTTATTTTGCCACAAGTACAGACAATGCGGGAATTGCTCGACAAGAAATGTCTGATCATGAGCTGCACCACAGATAAGTTACAGGAAACGTTGCAAGCCCTCTCCCGCCCTCCTAAACTGATTATTACAGACTCACAAGTCTTTAAAACAGTCTACGAGCAAAAGCCTGAAGAAAGCAGACTGACCTCTTTTTCTGTTCTTTTTGCAGGTTATAAAGGAGATATCCGGTACTATGTGAAAAGTGCCTCAGCCATCGGAAGTCTGACAGAATCTTCCCGTGTACTGATAGCCGAAGCCTGCACACACGCCCCTCTATCCGAAGACATCGGGAGAGTAAAACTCCCGCATCTGTTAAGAAAGCGGATTGGAGAAAAGTTATCGATAGATATCGTGGCGGGAACTGATTTCCCGCAGGATCTTACTCCTTATTCTTTGGTTATCCATTGCGGCGCTTGTATGTTCAACCGCAAATATGTGCTGAGCCGCATCGAAAGAGCAAGGTTACAAAATGTGCCGATGACAAATTACGGAGTAGCTATCGCTTTCCTCAACGGGATACTTAATCAAATAGAATATTAA
- the hisS gene encoding histidine--tRNA ligase yields the protein MAAKPSIPKGTRDFSPVEMAKRNYIFNTIRDVYHLYGFQQIETPSMEMLSTLMGKYGDEGDKLLFKIQNSGDYFSGITDEELLSRNAVKLASKFCEKGLRYDLTVPFARYVVMHRDEITFPFKRYQIQPVWRADRPQKGRYREFYQCDADVVGSDSLLNEVELMQIVDTVFSRFNIRVCIKINNRKILSGIAEIIGEADKIVDITVAIDKLDKIGLENVNAELKEKGISDEAIAKLQPIILLSGTNTEKLATLKSVLAASETGMKGVEESEFILGTLETMGLKNEIELDLTLARGLNYYTGAIFEVKALDVQIGSITGGGRYDNLTGVFGMAGVSGVGISFGADRIFDVLNQLELYPKEAVNGTELMFVNFGDKEAAFSMSMLAKVRAAGIRAEIFPDAAKMKKQMSYANAKSVPFVAIVGENEMNEGKAMLKNMETGEQNLVSVEELIAALRN from the coding sequence ATGGCAGCAAAACCAAGTATTCCTAAAGGAACTCGTGACTTTTCGCCGGTAGAAATGGCGAAGCGTAATTATATATTCAATACGATTCGTGACGTATATCATCTGTATGGTTTCCAGCAGATAGAAACTCCGTCGATGGAGATGCTTTCTACACTGATGGGGAAATATGGCGATGAGGGTGACAAACTTCTATTTAAGATTCAGAACTCCGGAGATTATTTTTCCGGCATCACGGATGAAGAGTTATTGAGTCGTAATGCTGTTAAGCTGGCAAGCAAATTCTGTGAGAAAGGTTTGCGCTATGACTTGACAGTGCCTTTTGCCCGTTACGTGGTGATGCACCGCGATGAAATAACTTTCCCGTTCAAGCGTTATCAGATACAGCCGGTATGGCGTGCAGACCGTCCGCAGAAAGGACGTTACCGTGAGTTCTATCAATGCGACGCTGATGTTGTCGGCAGCGATTCACTGCTGAATGAAGTAGAACTGATGCAGATTGTCGATACAGTATTCAGCCGTTTCAACATCCGTGTGTGTATTAAGATCAATAACCGCAAGATTCTTTCCGGTATCGCTGAGATTATCGGTGAAGCGGATAAGATTGTAGATATCACAGTGGCTATTGACAAGCTGGATAAGATTGGTCTGGAGAACGTCAATGCGGAACTGAAAGAGAAAGGGATCAGTGATGAGGCGATTGCCAAATTGCAGCCGATCATTCTGCTGAGCGGAACCAATACTGAAAAGCTGGCTACACTAAAGAGCGTGCTGGCAGCCAGTGAGACAGGCATGAAAGGAGTCGAAGAAAGCGAATTTATTCTGGGCACATTGGAAACAATGGGCTTGAAAAATGAAATCGAACTTGACTTGACGCTGGCTCGCGGATTGAATTATTATACCGGTGCTATCTTCGAAGTGAAAGCGCTGGATGTGCAGATCGGCAGTATCACCGGTGGCGGTCGCTATGACAACCTGACAGGAGTATTCGGTATGGCCGGTGTGTCGGGAGTCGGCATTTCTTTTGGTGCAGACCGTATTTTCGATGTATTGAATCAACTGGAACTTTATCCGAAGGAAGCAGTGAACGGTACGGAATTGATGTTCGTAAACTTTGGTGATAAAGAAGCTGCTTTCTCCATGAGTATGCTGGCAAAAGTTCGTGCGGCAGGTATCCGTGCGGAAATCTTCCCGGATGCGGCAAAGATGAAGAAGCAGATGAGCTATGCCAATGCCAAGAGTGTTCCGTTCGTAGCTATCGTAGGAGAGAACGAAATGAATGAAGGCAAAGCAATGCTGAAGAATATGGAAACCGGCGAACAGAATCTTGTTTCGGTGGAAGAACTGATAGCTGCTTTGCGCAACTAA
- a CDS encoding S9 family peptidase, whose amino-acid sequence MKKRTMALAIFLATGVTMQAQDRLTQYKVRNAISVRTPIMNDSINPKGEKHTKKMLLQTPVVLHLPDAPMQSLTADTAGYLSFEKADKDNKLYLVKTQIRAERFLKGKLKITSPVRWEVFIDGASKQVKDAAEDSITSGSSRDIALSLEPERDYEIIIKLLSASDDKAAPTLKCELIKDEKFKDIACNLDPEAKKRFSLDNTVYGNRAIAVSISPSGKYLLTRYWDNHAAKRSRTYCELTELKSGKVLLTNLRDGMSWMPKSDKLYYTVTALTGNDVITLDPATLREETILQSIPEQSFRWSPNEDFLIYYPREEGVKEDGPLRRIVSPADRIPNSRGRSFLAKYNLADGISERLTYGNHSTYLQDISPDGKYMLYSTSKENITQRPFSLSSLYQVDLETLKVDTLFYEDRFVGGAGYSPDGKQLLLTGSPEAFGGIGKNCGNHPIANDFDTQAFIMDLSTRKIQPITKDFNPTVSPLQWNHGDGCIYFNTDDGDCKNIYRYSPKDGKFEKLNLETDVTSAFALSEYNPGIAAYIGQSDYNAGVAYLYDMKKKTSSLLADPMKPILEKIELGKTEPWNFTASDGTVITGKMCLPPNFDPNKKYPMIVYYYGGTTPTTRGISNPYCAQLFASRDYVVYVIQPSGTIGFGQEFSARHVNAWGKRTADDIIEGTKQFCKEHPFVDEKKIGCLGASYGGFMTQYLQTQTDIFAAAVSHAGISDVTSYWGEGYWGYSYNAIAAADSYPWKDPDLFTKQGSLFNADKINTPLLLLHGTVDTNVPIGESIQLFNALKILGKTVEFVTVDGENHFISDYDKRIKWHNSIMAWFARWLQDQPEWWKEMYPERHL is encoded by the coding sequence ATGAAAAAGAGAACTATGGCTTTGGCCATCTTTCTGGCAACCGGTGTTACTATGCAAGCACAAGACCGACTGACACAGTACAAAGTCCGGAATGCCATCAGCGTTCGTACCCCCATTATGAACGACAGCATCAATCCTAAAGGAGAAAAACACACCAAAAAGATGTTACTCCAAACCCCGGTCGTACTACATTTGCCGGATGCGCCGATGCAGTCGCTCACTGCGGACACAGCCGGGTATCTCAGCTTCGAGAAAGCGGATAAAGACAATAAACTTTATCTGGTTAAGACTCAGATTCGTGCAGAACGTTTCCTGAAAGGGAAGTTGAAAATCACCTCCCCCGTCCGCTGGGAAGTCTTCATTGACGGAGCCTCCAAGCAAGTAAAGGATGCGGCAGAAGACAGCATCACCTCCGGCTCATCACGTGACATCGCTCTCAGCCTTGAACCGGAGCGGGATTACGAGATAATCATCAAACTGCTTTCTGCTTCCGATGACAAAGCGGCACCAACGCTGAAATGCGAACTGATCAAAGACGAGAAATTCAAAGACATTGCCTGCAATCTAGATCCGGAAGCAAAGAAGCGTTTTTCTCTAGACAATACAGTTTATGGCAACCGTGCCATCGCTGTTTCCATCTCTCCCAGCGGAAAGTATCTGTTGACCCGTTATTGGGATAACCACGCCGCCAAACGCTCACGCACTTATTGCGAACTGACGGAACTAAAGAGCGGAAAAGTACTCCTGACCAATCTCAGAGACGGCATGAGTTGGATGCCCAAAAGTGATAAACTATACTACACAGTAACCGCCCTGACAGGAAATGACGTAATCACCCTCGACCCTGCCACACTCCGCGAAGAAACAATTTTGCAAAGTATTCCCGAACAGAGTTTCAGATGGTCGCCCAACGAAGATTTTCTGATTTACTATCCCCGCGAAGAAGGAGTCAAAGAAGATGGTCCTCTCCGCCGCATCGTAAGTCCTGCAGACCGTATTCCCAATTCTCGCGGACGGAGTTTCCTTGCGAAATACAACCTGGCCGACGGTATCTCCGAGCGCCTGACTTATGGCAACCACAGCACATATCTGCAAGATATTTCTCCGGACGGAAAATACATGTTATACAGTACATCCAAAGAAAACATCACTCAACGTCCGTTCTCTCTGTCCTCACTTTATCAGGTAGATTTGGAAACGTTGAAAGTGGATACCCTTTTCTATGAAGATCGCTTTGTTGGAGGCGCGGGCTACTCTCCTGACGGCAAGCAGCTATTGCTGACCGGCAGCCCCGAAGCGTTCGGCGGCATCGGAAAGAATTGTGGCAACCACCCTATTGCCAATGATTTCGATACTCAAGCCTTTATTATGGATTTGAGTACCCGCAAGATACAGCCGATTACCAAAGACTTTAATCCGACAGTCAGCCCTCTGCAATGGAATCATGGCGATGGGTGCATCTATTTCAATACGGACGATGGCGATTGCAAAAACATCTATCGTTATTCTCCGAAGGACGGAAAATTTGAGAAGCTGAACCTTGAAACGGATGTTACCAGCGCTTTCGCTCTGTCCGAATACAATCCGGGCATCGCAGCTTACATCGGTCAATCGGACTACAATGCCGGAGTAGCCTATCTCTATGACATGAAGAAAAAAACTTCCAGCCTGCTTGCCGATCCGATGAAACCGATTCTGGAGAAAATAGAATTAGGCAAAACAGAGCCGTGGAACTTTACCGCTTCCGACGGAACTGTCATCACTGGCAAGATGTGCCTGCCTCCGAATTTCGATCCGAACAAGAAATATCCGATGATCGTATATTACTATGGCGGTACGACTCCGACTACCCGCGGAATCAGTAATCCGTATTGCGCACAATTATTCGCTTCACGTGACTATGTGGTCTACGTCATCCAGCCTAGCGGAACGATTGGCTTCGGACAGGAATTCTCCGCCCGCCACGTCAATGCGTGGGGCAAACGTACAGCAGATGACATCATCGAAGGCACGAAGCAATTCTGCAAAGAGCATCCGTTTGTGGATGAAAAGAAAATCGGATGTCTCGGTGCTTCTTATGGCGGATTCATGACGCAGTATTTACAGACGCAGACGGATATTTTCGCCGCTGCCGTGTCGCACGCCGGAATCAGTGACGTGACCAGCTACTGGGGGGAAGGTTACTGGGGGTATTCCTACAATGCCATCGCCGCAGCCGACAGTTACCCGTGGAAGGACCCGGACTTGTTCACCAAACAAGGCTCCCTGTTCAACGCCGACAAGATAAACACTCCGTTACTGCTGCTACACGGTACGGTAGATACCAATGTACCTATCGGTGAAAGTATCCAGCTTTTCAACGCTTTGAAGATACTTGGCAAGACTGTAGAATTCGTGACCGTAGACGGAGAAAACCATTTCATCTCCGATTATGACAAGCGAATCAAATGGCATAATTCCATCATGGCATGGTTTGCCCGTTGGCTACAGGATCAGCCGGAATGGTGGAAGGAAATGTATCCGGAACGCCATTTATAA
- a CDS encoding adenylosuccinate synthase translates to MKVDVLLGLQWGDEGKGKVVDVLTPKYDVVARFQGGPNAGHTLEFEGQKYVLRSIPSGIFQGDKVNIIGNGVVLDPALFKAEAEALEASGHPLKERLHISKKAHLILPTHRILDAAYEAAKGDAKVGTTGKGIGPTYTDKVSRNGVRVGDILHNFEQKYGAAKARHEQILKSLNYEYDLTELEKAWMEGIEYLKQFHFVDSEHEVNNYLKDGKSVLCEGAQGTMLDIDFGSYPFVTSSNTVCAGACTGLGVAPNRIGEVFGIFKAYCTRVGAGPFPTELFDETGDKMCTLGHEFGSVTGRKRRCGWIDLVALKYSVMINGVTKLIMMKSDVLDTFDTIKACVAYKVDGEEIDYFPYDITEGVEPVYAELPGWKTDMTKMQSEDEFPEEFNAYLTFLEEQLGVEIKIVSVGPDRAQTIERYTEE, encoded by the coding sequence ATGAAAGTAGATGTTCTATTAGGATTACAATGGGGCGACGAAGGTAAAGGCAAAGTAGTCGACGTATTAACACCTAAGTACGATGTGGTCGCTCGTTTTCAGGGCGGTCCGAATGCCGGTCATACACTTGAGTTCGAAGGACAGAAGTATGTACTTCGTTCTATTCCTTCCGGTATTTTTCAGGGAGATAAGGTAAATATTATCGGTAACGGTGTAGTGCTCGATCCGGCATTGTTCAAAGCGGAAGCTGAGGCACTCGAAGCATCGGGACACCCATTGAAAGAGCGTTTGCACATTTCTAAGAAAGCTCATCTCATCCTTCCGACACACCGCATACTGGACGCTGCTTACGAAGCAGCCAAGGGAGATGCGAAAGTAGGAACAACCGGTAAAGGCATTGGCCCTACTTATACGGATAAAGTTAGCCGTAACGGTGTTCGTGTAGGTGATATCCTTCATAATTTCGAACAGAAATACGGTGCGGCGAAAGCTCGTCACGAACAAATACTGAAGAGTCTGAACTACGAATATGACCTCACAGAACTGGAAAAAGCATGGATGGAAGGTATCGAATATCTGAAACAGTTCCATTTTGTAGACAGTGAGCATGAGGTTAACAATTATCTGAAAGACGGCAAGAGCGTTCTTTGCGAAGGTGCTCAGGGAACGATGCTTGATATCGATTTCGGTTCGTATCCGTTTGTTACTTCTTCCAATACGGTTTGTGCAGGTGCCTGCACCGGTCTGGGAGTAGCTCCGAACCGTATTGGCGAAGTGTTCGGTATCTTCAAGGCATACTGTACTCGTGTAGGTGCCGGTCCGTTCCCGACAGAACTGTTCGACGAGACTGGTGACAAGATGTGTACATTGGGACATGAATTCGGCTCTGTAACAGGACGTAAACGCCGTTGCGGATGGATTGACCTGGTAGCTCTGAAATATTCCGTTATGATAAACGGTGTTACCAAACTGATCATGATGAAGAGCGACGTGCTCGATACATTCGATACCATCAAGGCTTGTGTTGCTTATAAGGTAGATGGCGAGGAAATTGATTATTTCCCATATGATATCACTGAAGGTGTGGAGCCTGTATATGCAGAACTGCCGGGCTGGAAGACAGATATGACAAAGATGCAGAGCGAAGATGAATTCCCGGAAGAATTCAATGCTTATCTGACTTTCCTGGAAGAACAACTTGGTGTGGAAATCAAGATTGTATCTGTCGGACCGGACAGAGCCCAGACAATCGAACGTTATACTGAAGAATAA
- a CDS encoding alpha-L-fucosidase has product MKTHFITFLLLVGMSLGISSRLHAQSSYQPGEENLKAREEFQDNKFGIFLHWGLYAMLATGEWTMTNNNLNYKEYAKLAGGFYPSKFDADKWVAAIKASGAKYICLTSRHHDGFSMFDTQYSDFNIVKATPFKRDIIKELAAACSKQGIKLHFYYSHLDWTREDYPWGRTGRGTGRSNPQGDWKSYYQFMNNQLTELLTNYGPVGAIWFDGWWDQDGNPGFNWELPEQYAMIHKLQPGCLIGNNHHQTPFAGEDIQIFERDLPGENTAGLSGQSVSHLPLETCETMNGMWGYKITDQNYKSTKTLIHYLVKAAGKNANLLMNIGPQPDGELPEVAVQRLKEMGEWMNQYGETIYGTRGGAVAPHDWGVTTQKGNKLYVHILNLQDKALFLPLADKKVKKAVLFKNGTPVRFTKNKEGVLLEFTEIPKDIDYVVELTID; this is encoded by the coding sequence ATGAAAACACATTTCATCACTTTCCTATTATTAGTAGGTATGAGTCTGGGAATCTCCTCCCGGCTCCACGCACAGTCTTCTTACCAGCCTGGTGAAGAAAACCTCAAAGCCCGTGAAGAATTTCAGGATAATAAATTCGGTATTTTCCTTCATTGGGGACTGTATGCCATGCTTGCCACCGGTGAGTGGACTATGACAAATAATAATCTGAATTATAAAGAGTATGCCAAACTGGCAGGCGGTTTCTATCCCTCCAAGTTTGATGCGGATAAGTGGGTGGCTGCCATCAAAGCATCGGGAGCTAAATATATCTGTCTGACTTCCCGCCATCATGACGGCTTCTCCATGTTCGATACCCAATATTCGGACTTCAATATCGTGAAGGCAACTCCCTTTAAGCGGGATATCATCAAGGAGCTGGCAGCAGCCTGTAGCAAACAGGGAATCAAACTTCATTTCTATTATTCTCATCTTGACTGGACGCGGGAAGATTATCCTTGGGGACGTACAGGACGGGGTACAGGACGTTCGAATCCGCAAGGAGACTGGAAAAGCTATTATCAGTTCATGAACAATCAGTTGACGGAACTGCTGACTAATTATGGTCCGGTAGGAGCCATTTGGTTTGACGGATGGTGGGATCAGGATGGAAACCCCGGCTTTAACTGGGAATTGCCGGAACAATATGCCATGATCCATAAACTACAGCCGGGCTGCCTGATAGGAAATAACCATCATCAGACTCCTTTTGCCGGTGAAGACATTCAGATATTCGAACGTGACCTGCCCGGAGAAAATACCGCAGGACTTTCCGGACAAAGTGTAAGTCACCTGCCCTTGGAAACCTGCGAAACGATGAATGGTATGTGGGGATATAAGATTACGGATCAGAATTATAAATCAACGAAGACACTGATTCATTATCTGGTAAAGGCAGCCGGAAAGAATGCGAACCTGTTGATGAATATCGGCCCTCAGCCCGACGGAGAGCTTCCGGAAGTAGCCGTACAGCGGTTGAAAGAAATGGGAGAGTGGATGAATCAATATGGTGAAACGATTTATGGAACCCGTGGCGGTGCGGTTGCTCCGCATGATTGGGGAGTGACGACGCAGAAAGGAAACAAGCTGTATGTGCATATTCTGAATTTGCAGGATAAAGCCCTGTTCCTGCCTTTGGCAGATAAGAAGGTGAAGAAGGCAGTACTGTTTAAGAACGGCACACCTGTCCGATTCACTAAAAATAAAGAAGGCGTGTTGCTGGAGTTTACAGAGATACCAAAAGATATTGATTACGTTGTAGAACTTACAATTGACTAA
- a CDS encoding DNA alkylation repair protein, which translates to MDIKEQLKDIKTQLRLSMNGAVSQSMREKGLVYKLNFGVEIPRIKMIAEGYEKNHDLAQALWKEDIRECKIMAAMLQPVDTFYPEIADIWVESIRNIEIAELTCMNLFQHLPYAPAKSFHWMADEQEYVQTCGFLTAARLLMKKGDMTERASGELLDQALCAVHSESYHVRNAALLAIRKYMQHNEEHAFRVCRMVEGMADSTVEAEQMLYNMVKEEVENK; encoded by the coding sequence ATGGATATAAAAGAACAACTGAAGGATATCAAAACACAGCTCCGTCTCTCTATGAACGGGGCTGTGTCCCAAAGTATGCGTGAGAAGGGATTGGTATACAAACTCAATTTCGGAGTCGAAATCCCCCGCATAAAGATGATTGCCGAAGGGTATGAAAAGAACCATGACCTGGCGCAGGCATTGTGGAAAGAAGACATTCGCGAATGCAAAATCATGGCAGCCATGTTGCAGCCTGTGGATACCTTTTATCCCGAAATAGCTGATATCTGGGTAGAAAGTATCCGTAACATAGAGATTGCGGAACTGACCTGTATGAATCTTTTCCAGCATTTGCCGTATGCCCCTGCTAAATCTTTTCATTGGATGGCTGATGAACAGGAATATGTGCAGACTTGCGGTTTCCTGACGGCTGCCCGTCTTTTGATGAAAAAGGGAGATATGACAGAAAGAGCCTCCGGCGAATTGCTCGATCAGGCACTTTGCGCTGTTCATTCAGAAAGCTATCATGTGCGGAATGCAGCTCTTCTGGCTATCCGTAAGTATATGCAGCATAACGAAGAACACGCTTTCCGTGTTTGCCGGATGGTTGAAGGAATGGCAGATTCCACAGTGGAAGCGGAGCAGATGCTCTATAATATGGTAAAAGAAGAAGTGGAGAATAAGTAA